CTGGGCGGGGTTTTCAACAAAGAATATCCCCAAACCGCCTTGGAGGGGTTGGAGCCGCACCTGCCCAAAGGCTGGCAGAACGACTTTGAAACCATCGGTACACAGGTCGATTGGTGCGGGTTGAACTATTATACCCGAAAACTGATTGCCCCGGCGGACACCGCCTGGCCCAGCCTGCAAGAGGTTCCCGGACCGTTGCCCAAAACGCAGATGGGATGGGAAATCGAGCCCTCTGCCCTCACCCGCTTTCTTGTCCGAACAAGGAAAGACTATACGGGCGCGCTGCCAATCTATATCACCGAAAACGGAATGGCGAGTGAGGCGCGCGTGCAGGACGATGATCGCATCGATTATCTCGACAGGCACCTTGCGGCCGTGCTGGACGCTTTGGCACAAGGTGTTCCGGTGAATGGCTATTTTGTCTGGTCGCTGCTGGACAATTACGAATGGGCCTTCGGGTACGAGAAGAGGTTTGGACTGGTGGACGTGGATTTCGAAACACTTGCGAGAACGCCCAAAGCGTCTTTCATGGCGCTGAAATCCGCCCTGTCCGAGGGTCAGAGCGTCTCTCAGCCGTTAGCGCAACCATTCGGTGCCGTGCATGAGCATTGGAATCTGGTCGCGGATATCGGGGGCACGAACACACGTCTGGGCGTCGTCACGAATGGCGAATTGGCAGATCTTCGGAAACACCCGACAGGAACATTGGAAAACCTGCTGGAGGCGCTCCATGATCTCAGGGACGAGATCGGAACCAACCCACAGGCCGTCGTCGCAGCCGGAGCCGGGCCTGTCAGGGACGGAACGATTCAGCTGACCAACGCGAACCTGGATCTCTCGGAGACAGAGTTGGCAAATGCAACAGGAGCGCAGCGCACCTTTGTGATAAATGATTTTACCGCCGCGGCATGGTCTGTGGCCGAGGTGACCCGGTCGGATGTTGCCGTCTTGCAGGGTCAGGTAACGCCGCCCGCAGGCACACGATTGGTTGTTGGCCCTGGAACCGGACTCGGCGTTGGCGCCTTGCTTTATTCCGAAGGCAGGTATCACACGGTTTCCGGCGAAGGCGGGCATGTGGGTCTGTACCCGCGCCATCGCGACGAAGTTGATATTTTTGAAGCGGCGCGTCGTATCGCACCGGGCTGTTTCTTTGGGGACAGCCTGGCACTGGAAGCAGAAATGTTCCTGAGCGGAACCGGCCTGCCGGTCCTGTATCAGGCGGTTGAATTGGCAGCCGGTCATGCGCGGACACAGGCGCGCTCTGCGAAAGAAATTCTGAACGATGCCCGCAGCGGCACCGATCTCATCGCCGAAAAAACGGCGCAGATTTTTACCACTCATCTGGGTGCTTTGATGGGTGATCTGGCAGTCACCTTGATGCCGGAGGGAGGCGTTTTCCTTGTGGGCGGCGTTGCCGAGAAAAACCGCTGGCTTTTCGGTGACACCTTCAAGGATGCGTTCAACGGCGGCGGTCGCTTCAGCGATTTGCGCCGTTCCCTGAACCTTTACGTGTCTGAACAGGCAGAGTTCGGGATCATCGGCGCAAACAACTTCTGCAAGAACGCGCTGCGACAGTAACCAGCCAAACCGAAATTTCTATTCCGAGAAGGACCAAGACATGATCCTGTGCTGTGGTGAAGCGCTGATAGATATGATCTCAGAACCGACCGTGTCGGGTGCACTGGGCTTTGTGCCACATACCGGTGGTGCAGTTCTGAACACAGCCGTCGCGATGGGACGTCTGGGTGTTCCGGTTGGGATGCTGACAGGTTTGTCATCGGACATGTTCGGCCAGCAATTGATCGATGCGCTGAAAGCCAGTCATGTGGACACGACACATGTGATCATCTCGGACCGTCCTACCACGCTTGCCTTTGTGCAGCTCTCGGAAGGGCACGCGACTTACAGCTTTGTTGATGAAAACACCGCGGGCCGGATGTTGCTGCCAGAAGACATGCCCGATCAGCTTCCTGCTGTCTCAGCCCTGTATCTCGGCGGAATCAGCCTTGCCTGTGAACCTTGCGCAGATGCCTATGCCGCCCTTCTGGACCGCCACGGTTCCGACCGGGCGGTGATGCTGGATCCGAATATCCGCCCGGGTTTCATCAAGGATCAAACCCGGTTCAGAGCGCGTTTGAACCGCATGATCTCACAAGCGGATATCGTCAAGGTTTCAGACGAGGACCTGGACTGGATCATTCCGGGCGCTGAATCCGAAGACGCGAAGGCGTCTGTGCTGTTGCAGGCGGGTCCTTCCGTTGTCATCGTCACGCGTGGCAGCGACGGGGCGCACGGCTATCTGGCGGATGGTTCCGAAGTCTCGGTTCCTGTGAAGCCCGTTGAAGTGGTCGACACGATCGGCGCAGGTGACACGTTCAACGCCGGCGTCCTGACCGGTCTCAGCCGTGCAGGGCATCTGACCAAATCAGGTCTGCGCGGATTGACGGCTGAAAGCCTGCAAGCAGCCATGGAGCTGGGCGCTGACGTGGCGGCCGTGACCGTTTCCCGAGCCGGGGCGGAACCCCCCTGGGCGCACGAGCTTTGACCTGCGGGATGGCATGATGAAACGATCCGAAATCAACCGTATCAAGACCCAGGCACAAGCATTCATTCAGTCCTTCGGTGCCGTGTTGCCACCCTTTGCGGATTGGTCGCCCGAGAAAATGCGCAGCCCTCTGGCGGAAACGATCCGCGGCCGCGGGCTGGGATGGGACATAACCGATTACGCACAAGGCCGTTTCGACGAACTTGGACTGTTTCTGTTCACTCTGCGCAATGGCGAGGCGAAGGATCTGAAATCCGGGCGCGGGATGCTCTATGCGGAGAAACTACTGATCTCGAAAGACAATCAGCTTTCTCCGATGCACCGGCATATCGTCAAGGCAGAAGACATCATAAACCGGGGCGGCGGCGACCTCGTTCTGGAAATCCATGCCTCGGATCCAAACGGTGGCGTCGACCGCGACAACCCGGTGACGGTCCCAAGCGATGCCTGCCCTGTAACCTTGCAACCCGGAGAACACTTGCGGCTGAAGCCGGGGCAAAGCGTAACTTTGATGCCCGGCATCTGGCACGCTTTCTGGGCCGAGCGCGGCGATTGCCTTATTGGCGAGGTATCGACCGTGAATGACGACCGTACGGACAATGTGTTCGAAGAGCCGATCCCACGGTTTTCGAAGGTCGAGGAAGATACCGATCCGGATTTTCTTCTTGTATCAGACTATTGACACCGTTCGGTCCGGGCTGGCGCAGCAGGATCGCTGGCTCAACTGTTGCAATTCCATCCACCACCCTTTCGCCTGCCGCTTGACAAGTCTGGCATAGCCGGACTAGCTGAGCGGGATGGTTCCGTAAGGGATGAAAATGGGAACACGGTGCGGCGCTGGAATGTGCCAAGTCCGTGACTGCCCCCGCAACTGTAAGCGGAGAGCGACGCCACTTCACCACTGACCCGTATGGGTTGGGAAGGTGGGCCGAGCCTTGACCCGCAAGTCAGGAGACCTGCCATCGCATGGTAACCAACCCGGGGCGGGGCGTCCCCGAAGGAGGCTTGATGGCGCGTTTGCGTAATATCTGGGTATGTGCCCTCTGTCTGCATCTGGCAAACGACGGAGACGGCAATGACCTGCTATTCTGATCACTACGTTCTGATCTGTTCAACATGTCAGGGGACGATGCCTGCCGAGGCTGCGCAAGACGCGCTGGATGCTCAGCTGCCTGACGGTTTTGAAACCCGAATGGTGGCCTGTATGGCAGGTTGTGAACGGGCCATGACCGTCGGATTTCAGGCCGCAGGCAAAGCGCAGTACCTGTTCGGCGACATTAAGACATCACACGACCTGGATGCCCTGGTCGAATTCGCGACCCAGTTCGGCGACAGCGACGATGGCTGGACCAGCGCTTCGGACCGCCCTCCTGCCCTTTTCGCAAAGACCCTGTCGCGAATACCCGCTTTGCCATCCCGAGGGACATCATGAGCTTTCTGGTTGCCGAGGATCTGGAGTACTACGCGCTCAATGGTGATATCCTGTTGCAGGATGTATCCTTTCGTCTGGAAGAAGGATCAATTCTGGCAATCGCCGGGCCGAACGGCGCCGGTAAGACCACTCTATTGAAACTGCTGTGCGGGATTGAACGGATTGCCTTGGGTGATGTTTGGATAGAAGGCCAAAGCCTTCGTACCCTGTCCGCCCGCCAACGCGCCCGCTCCATTGCTGTGGTCGGACAGCAGGAAATGCCCGACGGACGGATGCGCCTGCAAGACTACGTTGCGCTGGGACAAATCCCGATTCAGGGCGAACGTTCGGTGGCTCAGCACAAGGCTGATCTTGAACGGGTGCTGACGACGACCGAGCTGTCGCATTTTGCCAACAAGACGATGGGTCAACTGTCGGGCGGAGAACGTCAGCGCGCACATATCGCGCGCGCGCTGGCCCAGAATCCGTCGTTGCTGTTTCTGGACGAGCCAACCAACCATCTGGACCCCGATGCCAAGGGGCACATGCTGTCTCTGGTCGCTGATCTGGGGGTAACGGTCGTCATGATCGTCCATGATCTGGTCATGATCCCGGAATTCGCCAGCCATGTGGCGTTGATGAAAGCCACGCGTCTGACAGGGTTCGGGCCTGTTGGCGAAGTTCTGACCCCAGACCGGGTGCGTGAGACATTCGGCGTGGATTATCTGTGCTTTCAGCACGAAGGCCGCATGATCCCCGCACTGGATATCCGAAAACGGAAACTGTCATAATAACAGGAGCTTACATATGATGCAGAAACTCTGGCCAGTGGTCGTCTTCGCTGGCTTGGCAAGTGGGGTGGCAGCAGAGGGCGTCACCGTGGACAATTGCGGCGAACCGCTGGCTTTTGACTCGGCGCCGGAACGTCTGGTCGTGCATGACATGAACATGACGGATATGGCCTTTGCGCTCGGCCTTCAGGACAAGATCGTGGGGCTTACCGGAATTACCGGCTGGTACAAAACAAGCCCTGATTTTGATGCTCAGCGTGGCGATATCCCAGAGCTTGCCCCCAAATACCCGACCATTGAAAACCTTGTGGCCGTCGAACCCGATCTGTTTTTTGCCGGTTGGTACTATGGCATGAAACCCGGCGGTGACGTCACGCCCGACACGCTGGAACCCTTTGGTATCAAGACCATGATCCTGTCCGAAAGCTGCGTGCATCTGGACAAGGATCGCCCCGAGGCCAGCATGAACCTGTTGTTTGATGACGTTCTGCGTCTGGGCACGGTCATGCAGGTCGAGGACAAGGCCGAGGCGCTGGTTGCCCGCTGGAAGGACCAACTGTCCGCCATCGAAGCAAAAACAGCCGATCTGGCAAAGCCCCGCGTGTTCCTGCTGGACGGGCCGGCCGATGCTCCGTTTACCGCCGGCAAGTTCGCCATTCCCGATGCAATGATCGCAGCCGCGGGTGGCGAGAGCGTGACGCATGATCTGGATACCAGCTGGGGCCGCACGTCGTGGGAGGCCGTCGCCGCGGCCAACCCGGAATTTCTGGTGCTGCTCGACTATCAGTCCGGCAACGGCGCAGAGGACACTTTCCAGTTCCTCAAGGATCACCCGGTGATGTCACAAACGGACGCGGTAAAGAACGAGCGCTGGATTGGCCTGCGTTACGAGGAACTGACGCCCGGTCCGGCAAATATCGAGGCGATCGAGAAGATGGCGAAGGCGATGCACCCGGAGATCAACTGATATGGTCCAATTGGGCCGTTTGATTTTGCTGGGGGCGGTTGTTCTGACCGCCCTTTTGCTGTTGTCCATCGTCTACGGGACCACCCCAATCCCCGTGCGCGAAGTTTTTTCAGCCATCGGCCTTGGAACCGGTCTGGTGGACGGAGACATGTCGCCTTTGCACCGGATCGTCTTCGACCTTCGCCTGCCCCGCGCCCTGTTTGCCGCCGTGATTGGTGCGGGACTGGGCGTCGTAGGTGTTGTTTTGCAAACAACGACGCGAAACGATCTGGCAGATCCGTTTCTGTTCGGTCTGTCCTCTGGTGCAGCTGCCGGCGCCGTTCTGGTGATCACCGTCACGGGGGATGTCCTGGGAATCTGGACGTTGCCGTTGGCGGCGTTTTGCGGCGGTCTGATCGCATCCGGCATTGTTCTGGCGCTGGTTCAGGGCTTGCGTACGAGCGCACCCGAAAAACTGATCCTTGCTGGCCTGGCGGTGTCTTTTCTGTTTTCCGCGATCACCAATTACCTGATTTTCTCTGGCGACAATCGCGCTGCGCATTCGGTGGTATTCTGGATGCTTGGCGGTCTGGGACTGGCAAGATGGGAAACCTTCCCGCTTGTCCTGATCGGATTGGGCCTGATCCTGAGCTATTCGCTTTACCGCAGCCGGTGGCTTGACGCGCTGCTGACCGGGGATTTCACAGCCTCGTCACTGGGAATTCCCGTTCAGGGCCTGCGGTTCAGCATGTTCTTCGTGGCCGCGTTGGCGACGGCCAGTTTCGTTTCCGTTGCCGGTGTCATCGGCTTCGTCGGGTTGATGGTGCCTCATATTGCACGCGGCATCGCCGGAACTCTGCATCGAAACCTGCTGATCGTCTCGGCCATCGTGGGCGCCATTCTGCTGACACTCTCTGATATCTTGTCACGCCTTCTTCTGGCTCCGCAGGAGTTGCCCGTCGGAATCGTCACAACGTCAATAGGATCACTTTTTGTCTTTTTGTATTTATTCAAATCTGATCGCGGGAACTAGTTTCCAAAGGTCGCGCAACACCGTCATTTCTCGACATTGATGAGGTCAAGCAGTTCTGCGTGCAGTTCAGGGGTTGCGGCGGAAACGACCGCGCCATCTGAATCGAGGGTCAAAGCGCGCCCCTGCCAATCGGTCATCACGCCGCCAGCAGCCGTGATCAGAGGTGAGAGCGCCAGATAGTCATAAGGTTGCAGATCGTAATCCACCACAGCATCGACATGGCCCGAAGCAAGCAAGGCATGGGGGTAACAATCATAGGCAAATCGGCGCGTCTGCCCTGCATTTATCAGCCGGCTGAACAGGTCAGGATGATCGCGATAAATCTTGTCCCCTTCGTTCACATACAAAACCGATTGATCCAGACGCGTGGTGTGCGACACCTTTATCGGTCGCCCGTTCAGGCTGGCGCCGTCACCAACCACACCCAAATAGGTCTCATGCAAGGCCGGCATTCCGACCAGCCCCAACCGAGGGCGCCCATCCACAAGGTGCGCCAAAAGAAACCCGAACAAAGGATGACCGGACAGAAACGAACGGGTTCCGTCAATCGGGTCAATCACCCACATATGACGCCCGTCGCCTGCTTCTTGCCCGTGCTCTTCGCCAAAGATGCCGTGCTCGGGAAAATGCTGTTTCAAGTAGGTGCGTACTTCTGCCTCCACTGTCTTGTCGGCCTGCGTCACCGGGCTTTCATCCTGCTTGAATTCAATGCCCAAAGATCCCCGGAAAAACCGCATCGCGGACTCCGAGGCAATACCGGCAATCTTTATCGCGTGCTCAGTCAACGCATCTGGGGTTACCATTTCCGGTCCTTTCGGCTGAAGTCATCCAATTTCCGGCGGATGAAGGGTTGCATGCCCTGAAGGCTGAATGAGGCGTCATGAGGTTCAGTCTTCAGATTGGCGTGAGGTGTGACAATACTGGAACTTTATCAAAGGCTTATAGGTCGCAAACAGCCAGATTCGACGAACTTCCGAACATTCGGGGCGGATTTGCCGTGTTTGTATGCTTTCCCCATGTGTTCCGATCGCTGTGCGTGTGTCGGTTGATCATCTCTTGCTCGCTCGCGTCAGATCTTCACCCGGCTCATCTGCGGGTCGTACAGTGGTTGCAGTGTTACTTCGCAAGGTACCCTCTGAGTGGCGACATCCAATTCATATGTCCCTGACGTGACGTATTCCGCGTCGACGCCCTTGGCGTTTCGGATGTAACCGTAGCCGATCGACTTTCCGACGGTGTAGCCATAGCCGCCCGAGGTCAGCCATCCGACCCTTTCGCCATTCCGATAGATCGTTTCACGCCCCAGAAGAACAACGTCGGGTTCAACCGTGAAACATGCCAGCATCTTCTTTACGCCGCCGGTTTTTTGCGCCTCAGCGGCGGCACGCCCTTTGAAATCAATATTCTTCCGAAGTTTCACGGCCCAGCCCAAGCCGCTTTCGAACGGGGTATGATCCGGCCCGATATCCGAGCCCCAGGCGCGATACCCTTTTTCAAGGCGCAGCGATTCAATCGCCCTGTATCCCGCATTTATCAAGCCATGCGGGCGCCCTGCCTCCATCAAGGCGTCATACACCGTTTGGGCATATTCCACCGGCAGGTGCAGTTCCCACCCCAATTCACCAACATAGGTCACACGCAGCGCCTTGACCGGGCACCCCGCAATGCCGATGGTACGGATCGTGCCAAACTTGAACCCGCTGTTCGAGACGTCATCGCGCGTCACCGCCGCAAGAACATCGCGCGCTTTTGGTCCCATCAATGACAGGACTGCATTCGATGAAGTGATATCGAAAAGCTGGCAATTCATACCCTCGGGAATGCTGCGGTTGATCCAGTCGAAGTCATGGGTGGCATAGCCGGTGCCGGTGACGATGTAGAACTCGTCATGAGCCACACGCCCAACGGTCAGGTCACACTCGATCCCGCCCTTGTCGCTCAACATTTGGGTATAGACCAGCGCGCCAACCGGCTTGTCCACATCATTGGCGCAGATCCAGTTCATCGCTGCCAAAGCATCGGGACCCTTGAGGGCGAATTTGGCGAAGGATGTCTGATCGAACAACACCGCCGCTTCGCGTGCTGCTTTGTGTTCGCGCCCTACGGCATCGAACCAGTTCTGGCGGCCAAAGCTGTATTCATCTTTGGCCACCTCGCCCTTTGACACGTCCGCGTACCAGTTGGGACGTTCCCAGCCCAGTTTCTCTCCAAAGCACGCGCCCTGCTTTTTCAGCGTGTCATAAAGCGGCGACTTGCGACAGGGGCGGCCCGAGTCATGTTCCTCATGCGGCCAAGCCATCGTGTAGTGTTTACCGTATGCTTCAACGGTACGGGTGCGAACCCAGTCGGTGTCGAAATGCGGGCGGCCAAAGCGGCGGATATCGGCAGACCACAAATCGAAGGGCGGCTCACCCTTGTGCACCCATTCCGCCAGCGCCATGCCCGCACCACCGCCAGCCGCGATGCCAAAGGCGTTAAAGCCTGCACCGACGAAGAAGTTTCTCAACTCGGGCGCTTCGCCGATGATGAAATTGCCGTCGGGCGTGAAGCTTTCCGGCCCGTTGGTCAACGTCTTGACGCCAGCGTTCTCCAGCGCGGGCACACGACCCAACGCAAGCTCCATAAGCTGTTCGAAATGATCGAAGTTGCTGTCGAGAAGGGTATAGTGGAGACCTTGCGGAATACCCTTGGTGGCCCAGGGGATCGGGTTCGGCTCATAGCCGCCCATAACCAGACCACCGACTTCTTCCTTGTAGTAGGTCAGCCGGTCGGGATCGCGCAGAGTGGGCAGATTGCCGGGCACGTCGAAAGGTTCTGTCACCATGTACTGGTGCTCCATCGGAACCAGAGGAACGTTGACGCCAAAGCGGCTGGCAAAGGTGCGGGACCATTGCCCGGCGCAGCAGATCACTTTTTCACACTCGATCCGACCATGTTCGGTGATTACCGCGCGAATTTTGCCATCTTCAATCTCGATATCGATGACTTTGGTATCTTCGAATATCTTCGCCCCGGCCATGCGGGCGCCCTTGGCCAATGCCTGCGTGATATCTGACGGGTTGGCCTGACCGTCTGTCGGCAGGTAGGCCGCGCCGATCACGTCAGAGACATCCATCAAGGGCCACAGCTCCTGCGCCTCGGATGGGGTCAGAAGTTGCATGTCCAGACCAAAGGAATGCGCTGTCGTGGCCTGCCGTTTGACTTCGGTCCAACGCTCTTCGTTGCAGGCAAGGCGCAAGCCGCCGTTCATCTTCCAGCCAGTACCAAGCCCTGTTTCCTCTTCGATCTTGTTGTACAGATCGACGGAATAACCCAGCAATTGCGTGATATTGGCGTTCGAACGCAACTGTCCCACCAACCCTGCGGCGTGGAAGGTGGTGCCCGAGGTCAGTTTCTTGCGCTCCAGCAGCACCGTGTCGGTCCAGCCCAGCTTGGCCAAGTGATAGGCGGTCGAGCAGCCGATGATCCCGCCGCCGACAATGACGGCTTTGGCTGTTGTAGGAAGGTCGGTCATGTCTGTCCTCAGGTATTTTTGAAATCGGTAAGGGCTGCGCGGAACCGCGCCAGGTTTTCAGCTGTGTAGGCTGCGTAATCAAAGTCGATATCCGAGGTGATCTCGGACACCATGCTCCACATGGTTTCCCGCAGCAGCGAAGCGCATTTCATCGCCGTATAGCGGTGGCGCAGGTTGTCGTTGACCGGGGCTTCGAAATAGGTCTCAAGCACCCAGTCTTCCTGTTCAGGCGACAGGCCATTGTTCGACGCCAGCCCGCCCAGATCAAAAAGCGGCGAGTTGAATCCGGCATAGTCGAAATCGATCAGCCAAAGGCGGTTGCCGTCGTCCAGAAAATTGCCGCAGAGCAGGTCGTTATGGCCGAATACGATGTCATACGGCCCAGCCTCACGTTCCAGCAGCGAGCCTGCGTCGATCAGATCGGGGATCAGCTTTGCATGGGCGCTGTCATTCTCGGTCAGCGTTGCGGCATAGTCCCGGATGACATGGAACACCCAGAATACCAGCGACGGCCCGCGCAGGTGTTTCGGCACTTCGACATGACAGGCTTCCACCAATTCCAGAACACGGGGCAGCATGTTCGGATGCCGGACGTCTTCTTCCGTCAAGGTGCGGCTTTCGATGAACTCCAGCACCGTCAGATCGCCCGAGGAATGCAGCACGGCAGGCGACAGACCCGCTGCATTGGCTGCCTTGCTGGCGGCCAGCTCATTGAACCGCATCACCTGATGCAAGGGGATGTCGTCGCCCACACGCACCACATAAGACCCGCTGCTATCCGTAACCTTGTAGTTCACATTGGTGATGCCACCGGTCAGCGGAGTGGCCTCGATCTCTCCCTGCCAGATCGGCAGAGCGCGGATGCGGGTCATCAGGTCGGGATGGCTCATATCAACTCTCCAGTCCAAAGCGGATGCGGGCCTGACGGGCACTGGCATTGATCAACCGATCGGCGATGATGGCGATGAAGGCAATCGACAGACCGGCCACCAGACCGCGGCCGGTATCGGCCTTGGTCAGGGCGATATAGACCTCCTGCCCCAGATCGCGGGTGCCGACGAGGGCGGTGATGACCAGCATGGACAGCGCCAGCATGATGGTCTGGTTGATCCCCAGCAGGATCTCAGGCAACGCCATCGGCAGACGGATATGGCGCAGCAATTGCCTGCGGGTGCAGCCCGAAACCAGACCGGCCTCGATCAGCTCTTCGCTAACCGACCGTATGCCATGGGCAGCATAGCGGACCGCCGGGGCCAGCGCATAAAGAACGATGGCGATCAGCGCGGTGAAATCGCCGACCCTGAATAGCATGACGACAGGGATCAGATAAACAAAGCTGGGAAGGGTTTGCAGCGTGTCGATCAGCAGGTTGATGGCCGTTCCAGCGCGTTTGTTCAGCGCCGCCAGAACACCCAGAGGCACCCCGATCAGCGTTGCCAGAATGACCGATGCACCGCACAGATACACTGTCACCATCGCCTTTGACCACAGGCCCGACACAAGTACCAGCGAGGCCATCCCACCACACAGCAACGCCAGCCGCCAACCGCCAGCGTGCCAGCCCAGCAGGGCCAGCATCGCGATGGCCCACGGCCACGGGATGCCCAGCAGAACCGTTTTGATCGGGATCATGAACCAGGTCAGGAAGAAAACCTTGATCGCCTCGAACGTGTCGAAATAGTTGACGTTCAGGTATTCGACCGTGTTGTCCCAGAACGCGCCAGTGGTGATGGTCTGGCTTTCAGGATATTCCAACAACAGAGGCGAGAACTGTCCCAGTACCCATGTCAGCACCAGTAAAACCAGAACCAGAACCGTCCGGCGATGACGCGCGACCCACGAGCCGGCGACCTCATGATGCACCTGGCCCATCCGTTCGGCAAAGGCCTGGCTCAGACGGTCGACGGCGATGGCCAGTACCACGATGGCGATGCCGGCTTCGAACCCTGCTCCAATGTCCAGACGGCGTAGTGCGGCGAGAACGTCAAAGCCCAGCCCCCCAGCCCCGATCATCGAGGCGATGATGACCATGTTCAGGGTCAGCATGATCACCTGATTGACACCCACCATCAGGCTGTGGCTGGCCGAGGGCACAAGCACGCGCCACATCAACTGCCGCCGGGTCGTGCCCGCCATGCGTCCGAAATCCAGGATTTCGGGATCCACACCTTTCAGTGCCAACGTGGTGATCCGCACCATCGGTGGCGTCGCATAGATGATCGTCGCGACCAAGGCAGAGATCGGACCAAAGCCAAACATGAACAGGATCGGCACCAGATAGGCAAAGATCGGGATCGTCTGCATCAAGTCCAGTATTGGTGAGATGATCTTTTCAAAAAGCGGATGGCGATAGGCGAGAATGCCCAACAGCAACCCTCCGCCCGCGCCAATCGGCACCGCGATCAGGACCGAGGCCAGCGTTACCATGGCGCTGTCCCATTGTCCGAAAACTGCAAGATAGACGAAGCAGGCCCCGACCAGAGCGGCCAA
This DNA window, taken from Ruegeria sp. YS9, encodes the following:
- a CDS encoding glucokinase produces the protein MALKSALSEGQSVSQPLAQPFGAVHEHWNLVADIGGTNTRLGVVTNGELADLRKHPTGTLENLLEALHDLRDEIGTNPQAVVAAGAGPVRDGTIQLTNANLDLSETELANATGAQRTFVINDFTAAAWSVAEVTRSDVAVLQGQVTPPAGTRLVVGPGTGLGVGALLYSEGRYHTVSGEGGHVGLYPRHRDEVDIFEAARRIAPGCFFGDSLALEAEMFLSGTGLPVLYQAVELAAGHARTQARSAKEILNDARSGTDLIAEKTAQIFTTHLGALMGDLAVTLMPEGGVFLVGGVAEKNRWLFGDTFKDAFNGGGRFSDLRRSLNLYVSEQAEFGIIGANNFCKNALRQ
- a CDS encoding carbohydrate kinase; translation: MILCCGEALIDMISEPTVSGALGFVPHTGGAVLNTAVAMGRLGVPVGMLTGLSSDMFGQQLIDALKASHVDTTHVIISDRPTTLAFVQLSEGHATYSFVDENTAGRMLLPEDMPDQLPAVSALYLGGISLACEPCADAYAALLDRHGSDRAVMLDPNIRPGFIKDQTRFRARLNRMISQADIVKVSDEDLDWIIPGAESEDAKASVLLQAGPSVVIVTRGSDGAHGYLADGSEVSVPVKPVEVVDTIGAGDTFNAGVLTGLSRAGHLTKSGLRGLTAESLQAAMELGADVAAVTVSRAGAEPPWAHEL
- a CDS encoding D-lyxose/D-mannose family sugar isomerase, with amino-acid sequence MKRSEINRIKTQAQAFIQSFGAVLPPFADWSPEKMRSPLAETIRGRGLGWDITDYAQGRFDELGLFLFTLRNGEAKDLKSGRGMLYAEKLLISKDNQLSPMHRHIVKAEDIINRGGGDLVLEIHASDPNGGVDRDNPVTVPSDACPVTLQPGEHLRLKPGQSVTLMPGIWHAFWAERGDCLIGEVSTVNDDRTDNVFEEPIPRFSKVEEDTDPDFLLVSDY
- a CDS encoding DUF1636 domain-containing protein: MTCYSDHYVLICSTCQGTMPAEAAQDALDAQLPDGFETRMVACMAGCERAMTVGFQAAGKAQYLFGDIKTSHDLDALVEFATQFGDSDDGWTSASDRPPALFAKTLSRIPALPSRGTS
- a CDS encoding ABC transporter ATP-binding protein: MSFLVAEDLEYYALNGDILLQDVSFRLEEGSILAIAGPNGAGKTTLLKLLCGIERIALGDVWIEGQSLRTLSARQRARSIAVVGQQEMPDGRMRLQDYVALGQIPIQGERSVAQHKADLERVLTTTELSHFANKTMGQLSGGERQRAHIARALAQNPSLLFLDEPTNHLDPDAKGHMLSLVADLGVTVVMIVHDLVMIPEFASHVALMKATRLTGFGPVGEVLTPDRVRETFGVDYLCFQHEGRMIPALDIRKRKLS
- a CDS encoding ABC transporter substrate-binding protein — encoded protein: MMQKLWPVVVFAGLASGVAAEGVTVDNCGEPLAFDSAPERLVVHDMNMTDMAFALGLQDKIVGLTGITGWYKTSPDFDAQRGDIPELAPKYPTIENLVAVEPDLFFAGWYYGMKPGGDVTPDTLEPFGIKTMILSESCVHLDKDRPEASMNLLFDDVLRLGTVMQVEDKAEALVARWKDQLSAIEAKTADLAKPRVFLLDGPADAPFTAGKFAIPDAMIAAAGGESVTHDLDTSWGRTSWEAVAAANPEFLVLLDYQSGNGAEDTFQFLKDHPVMSQTDAVKNERWIGLRYEELTPGPANIEAIEKMAKAMHPEIN
- a CDS encoding iron ABC transporter permease, which codes for MVQLGRLILLGAVVLTALLLLSIVYGTTPIPVREVFSAIGLGTGLVDGDMSPLHRIVFDLRLPRALFAAVIGAGLGVVGVVLQTTTRNDLADPFLFGLSSGAAAGAVLVITVTGDVLGIWTLPLAAFCGGLIASGIVLALVQGLRTSAPEKLILAGLAVSFLFSAITNYLIFSGDNRAAHSVVFWMLGGLGLARWETFPLVLIGLGLILSYSLYRSRWLDALLTGDFTASSLGIPVQGLRFSMFFVAALATASFVSVAGVIGFVGLMVPHIARGIAGTLHRNLLIVSAIVGAILLTLSDILSRLLLAPQELPVGIVTTSIGSLFVFLYLFKSDRGN
- a CDS encoding inositol monophosphatase family protein, which translates into the protein MVTPDALTEHAIKIAGIASESAMRFFRGSLGIEFKQDESPVTQADKTVEAEVRTYLKQHFPEHGIFGEEHGQEAGDGRHMWVIDPIDGTRSFLSGHPLFGFLLAHLVDGRPRLGLVGMPALHETYLGVVGDGASLNGRPIKVSHTTRLDQSVLYVNEGDKIYRDHPDLFSRLINAGQTRRFAYDCYPHALLASGHVDAVVDYDLQPYDYLALSPLITAAGGVMTDWQGRALTLDSDGAVVSAATPELHAELLDLINVEK